The stretch of DNA TCTGAAGTTTCTTGTCCTAAGGTATTCAATGTGATTTTGCAGCAATAAATGCATTGTCGTAGAGGATATAGCCATTGTGTGTTCCCACACTCATGTATTTAATTTTCTTCGTTTTATTTCCAAATCCAGCTGAGCTGACTCAAGGAGTAAAGCCTTGTACTCGGTGTCCATCTGTGCGTGAATCAATTTTTCCTTAGCTATGGATTCCTCGAGCTTTGCTACGTCCAACCTCTTCTGGTTTAGCGTGATTTTCGATTTTGCCAGTTTTTTGTACCACAATGCAGATCTCTGTGCTGGCTGCATCACAGAGCGTCGAGGTGGTGCAGGCCTCCTACGTGACGAGGTGTGGTGCACTTGCCTGCTTGTCCCTGGGACACCTGGTAGACATGGTGCTCCTGCTGTAGCGGCTAGACTTTCAGAATGAGATATTTCTGTGGTGGCCTGGCCTGTTGAGGTTGAGGTGTCTTGTTCATGTCTGCCCTCATTCCACAGACCTTCACTGCTGAGACATGCCTCAGAATCAATCCGACGCTCCTGTAATATCGAAAGAAGAATGCAGGCTTTGCATCAAGATCTATGATGTAGATGTGGGCTAGCTGGCAGACAAACTAAATGATAGGCAAGCCTAGCTTGGCTTGCCTATGAATGCATTGCATCAAGGATGCCATTTTGATTTTCATATGAGGTCCAATGCCAGGAAGAACAGCAAGAAGAGCAAATGTTTGTTCTTTGCCTTGTATAAGTCTCTTGTACAGGCCCCGACAAAAGGTTACGGAACACTGCAGTGGTGTATCTGAGCGACACGGTTGCTACAAACAGGAGCAAACAGACTcacaaacaggtgaccgggtactcgacgcaccactcagtaagtgtgtccactcccatttgccgctagggtgttgctgagatcaagaaatacgccgctctagtgttccgtaaacttttgttgggATCTGTACATCTCATAATATTTAAACCCCTGAGACTAGGGAAGTATGAAAACAAATGACAAGGACAAAGTGTCCCAGTTGAGACTGTCGATGTGTGTTTTATGCCTTCCTAGTCTGTGGATTTTCATATTACGAGTTCTaatcaccagctcacttgcttttTAGCCATTCTCTCTCGAACACGCCAGCAAAATGTTTTCAGCTCTACAGAACATAGCATCACTGAACGGAGTAAAAGACTTACCACAGGAACCTCATTTGTACTTGTCCCATTGATAATGACATCTAAAAATAAAGAAGGTCAATTCCATTCACCTGAGAATTACGCATATCCAGGATAACAAAATAACTGAGCAGGTGTAAATACCAAATATTCTTGAAGCATACGAGTCATAGGAGTTCTGCAGTGGCTGTAGATTTCCAGGTACCAGAGAGGCAATCtgtgtagaggacggtggactgcctctacatgagccccgaccggcgatgatggtatgccacggagaggcgatgacggtggcctatctccatggccgcgccggtggaactgaagccggtgctccacgcgcgtggccatcgttgtcgtcgtcgtcgtctccgctacaggggtcccccggccgtcagatgcgttgcggacgcatcgcaagaacagggaacagcgggaacagcgggaacaggggcacggcacacgttggcggcgttTCAGAGGGGATGAAGACGGGGAGAGCATCCGTGTGTAGGTCATCCTTGGggtaggtgtggacgggaacagcgatccgtcgcagagagagtgaggcgctcggtgtcgtggtcctggggtgccgcgaccggcacgggagccgaagctcgatagtcccaggtggagtgagtgaggtgccgagacgggcttaagcgtgccgaggcgtcggctgccgcgactgccgcaaccggcaggtgagcgcaaggctcgagtgtcgcggccggcagtgagaagcgtgagaagacttgagcgaagagaggagcgtaggtgagagagagcgaagagtgcggtgggccgtgtgtgccggaggtagtgctgctcgatggcgtggtcagaaatttgggatggtgaagggccgaattgctccggacgtgatgttctttgtccgggtcaccaaatgtagaggacggtggactgcctctacatgagccccgaccggcgatgatggtatgccacggagaggcgatgacggtggcctatctccatggccgcgccggtggaactgaagccggtgctccacgcgcgtggccatcgttgtcgtcgtcgtcgtcgccgctACAATCTGAATTGTTGCACTGGAGAGCGGTGATGGTTGTGGACCTCCCCCAGTGCGAAACACTGCATTCCGGTGCTTTGCTAGCTCCTTACGggattttttcttttgattttcgTAGCAGTGCTTCAACTGCTCAGTGACCTTCAAGTGCACAGTTGATAGTGGTTAGCTTCTTCCacgtagcgtttttttttttttttttgctgaactGTCTTCCCATCAGTTTTCTTGTTTTCAATTACAGTTCTGTATTTACTGACGAGGTCTAGCAGAGTAGATATCTCACTTTCGGTAAAATTCGGGCTTCGTTTCGCCATCGTGGGAAAATAAATAGCAGTACCTATAAGGCAGAGCTTCGAAaatgctgtcgtctgcgaaatAACAGACCATAGTAACAGGGAAGATGATTGCAGATTAGAATAATTGCTAAAAACGAGTGAAAAACGCTGTTCTGCCTCTTTTATTGCAAATAAATTTACAGGCTCTTGTACATGCAAGCGTTCCTAATTATGTCTGCTTCTCAGTGCTGCTTGTAGTACAGTAATGCTATCTCCACGGAGCCAGGCATTGTGGGAGGGGATGTAGACAAGCTTACGAATTGCTTACCGCAGTACAGACACGTAAAACAGCAAAGATACACAAATTATTTTCGTGGCACACCGGTCGGTAGCATGGATCGACGCAAACCGAACACAGTACGTCACACAATCTCCAAAATCCGTGCACAGTTGTTTGCAGTCATGACTTCAGCGTACAGCGTAGCTGTATGTTGAACGTAAGCAGCTTGGCAGCACAGTGTGGCAACATCTCCTGACTCGAAAACTTACAATCGTCGCACACGCAGTAACCAGGATATCCGCACTGTAGCACTCGCAAGGAAGTTGTGTACGCACACCAAAAATATCCTAATTGTTGTACTTCGGGTACTGCGTAGATGCAAGAAGCCGAGAGAACGGAGAACAAAAGAGCTCCCATGCTGCCACCTGGCGACCGTACCGGAAACCAACAATCTAACCAATGAAACTCGGTCTACATGCCAGAGAACCCGATTAGTAAACTGGTCATCCTAAACTCGTAGTTTGAGTTCGTGAAACGCAGTTAAGTTAAACTGCAGTCAGCGTCATCGCGCGCCGTTAGGTGATCTCAGTTTAAGGCTAACTTTAActcgcgttggtgaaaccggccctaAGTGACTTTGCTCTTGGCCTCTAGGTCTGCCACTTGCCCATACCTTGTTGGTGACCGTCGGTGTCGAGGTAAGGGGGTTTGGCCGGCGCTCCCCGCGGTCGTAAGATGCCGGTCAGCGGCGGGGCGGACCTGTACTGGTCCGCGTCCAGCGACATTGGTTCCTTCCCTTTGGAACACTTCTTAGAGAACGTGCTCTCTGCCATTCCTGTTGTTCTAATGCCTACGAATGGGTCTACCATACGCTCTAAAAACCCTAAGATACTTATTCAGTGCCTAGAGGGCGTAACTCCCGATTTTAAGGATATTAATGAGGTACGTCAGTACGGAAAAGACGGCATCGTTTGTAGGTCCTCTAACCTGAACGTGGTTCGGTCTTTGCTCCAAACCTCTACATTCGGAGGCCTTCCTGTCAAGTCCTACATTCCCCATCACTTAGCGTCAAAGGGGTGGTGAAGGGGGTTGATGTCTCGTTGCCTGCCAATGAGCTCCTTGACCTTTTCCCCCATCTCGGGGTGCTTGAAGCTTACCGGTGTAGCGCACCCGGTAACGACAGTCGTGTAGCTACAGAGTCAGTCATAGTGACCTTCGCGGGGCACAACTGTCCTTCGGAGATAAAGTCGTGGCCGCTGATATTTCGCGTCGACTTGTTCAGACGTAGACCGCTGCAGTGTAAGCGCTGCTACCGCTTTGGCCACGTCACTAAGCACTGTAAGTCCGAGATGCGCTGCCGGCGCTGCGGTGATTCCCATGACGAATCTGCTTGTTCCCCTGATTCCTCTTTGAAGTGCTGTTTATGTGGAGGCGATCACAACGCTGATTTCCCGGCTTGTCCCTGTCGCGATCAGGAAATAGCTCTCTTGGATCTTATGGATTCACGTCACTGCTCTCGTGTCGAAGCTGCTTCTGTGCTTAAGGGTCGTGGTGATTCGTTTGCCGCTAGGACTCAGGCTTCCGGGTTTGCCCAGGAGTGACTTGAGAAAATGATTAGTGATGCTGTGGAGTCCGCTGTCGTCAAGCTAAAAGAGGACATTTGCTCTCTCAACTCCCTGCTAGCTTCTCTAACTGCTGCCCTCCAGGACACTGTGTCCTCAGTGGCGCGAGTTGCTTCTGCGGCTCGTGGTCCTGGCGGCTCGGTGTCAGCCGAGGCAACTCCGCCTCTAGGTTGTACGCCCATTTTTGCTCGCCCCCCGGGTGACTGCCAGGATTCCGAAATGGATTCCGACATAGATTCCGTACGTTCCTTGCCCAAGCGCGGTGCCTCCCCTGCTGCTTCAGGATCGGGCTCCCCTCAAGGCAAGCGCAATAAGAAAGGTTGTAAACAGCAAGTGAGTAGTGACGTCCTTGCCACCGCCGTTGCTGAATCCATACTCGCTGATGGATAGCCTTCGCATACTCCAATGGAACTGCTACTCTGTACTCAATGGCCTTCCAGACCTTAACACACTAGTTTCCTCTTGTTCTCCAGATGTTATTTTAGTTCAAGAGACTTGGCTTTCTGCTTTTCGGTCCTTTTCTCTTCCCGGCTTTCATGCGTACCGCTTAGACCGACCAGCTGGCTGCGGTGATGGCCTGCTGACACTTGTTTCCACATCCCTCATTCACTCTTCCTCTGTTTTCTATGAGCAATCATCTCTAGTCTGCGAAGTGCTCGGCGTTCGCCTTGCCTCGCCGTCCCTGAATATCTCTATCATCAACGTCTATTGTCCTGGTGGCTTTCTCTCCGCCGGGCACGTGGAAGCTGCCGTGGCCAAGGCTTCTGGTGATGTTTTAGTAGCCGGGGATTTCAACTCCCACCATGTCCAGTGGGGCCATAACACTGACTCGCGAGGCCGGGACTTGTGGGCTTGGATTTGCAGGCGAAACCTTTCTGTGGCTAATGATGGATCGTCTACGTTTCTCCGAGGGACTGCGCGCTCTGCGATCGACCTGACCTCGTGCTCTCCCCGGATCAAGCTGTCTTCGTGGAGGGCCATCGATTCGTCCACCAACAGCGATCACCTACCCATTTATTTCGAGCTCCTGTCCTCCGAACTGTCTCTATGTGGTCCCACTGTAATCGCTCTCTGCAAGAGAAGAAACTTGCTTCATTGTTGCCTGGAAGCGACGATCTCCCTCCTCTGGACAGGGTAAATCTCGTCTCTTTCCTATCTCTCTCAATCTCTGCAGCAGTCCACTTTTAGGGTGGAGAAACGTACTTCCTCAAGCTGTGCTCCTTGGTGGACCGGTGACTGCACAAGAGCCTACAGACGCCGCAAGGCTGCCTGGAAACAAGTGCTCGCTAACACATGCTACGCGAACTGGACACATTTCCAGCGTCTCAAGGCTCTTTATAAACGCACTATTGCAGCCGCCAAGCGTGACTTTTATTCGGGTCGCAACTCATTCCTCTCAGCTCCGAACTGCAGGAAAGCGCTACACAGACACATTGATTTTATCCGCAGATCCTTCTCCACAGCACCCCCCGCCCTAACCGTCCTTGCCGATGCCGACT from Ornithodoros turicata isolate Travis unplaced genomic scaffold, ASM3712646v1 Chromosome13, whole genome shotgun sequence encodes:
- the LOC135372188 gene encoding uncharacterized protein LOC135372188, producing the protein MTYTRMLSPSSSPLKRRQRVPCPCSRCSRCSLFLRCVRNASDGRGTPVAETTTTTTMATRVEHRLQFHRRGHGDRPPSSPLRGIPSSPVGAHVEAVHRPLHRLPLWYLEIYSHCRTPMTRMLQEYLMSLSMGQVQMRFLWSVGLILRHVSAVKVCGMRADMNKTPQPQQARPPQKYLILKV